One genomic window of Microtus ochrogaster isolate Prairie Vole_2 chromosome 21, MicOch1.0, whole genome shotgun sequence includes the following:
- the Riiad1 gene encoding RIIa domain-containing protein 1, whose protein sequence is METFQQRLFGGPDPASLSPEQLEQLRDFKIQTRIANEKYLRTHKEVSLLISGFFREMFLKRPDNILEFAAHYFTDPRLPHKIHMQLIKDKKGV, encoded by the exons ATGGAGACATTTCAACAACGCTTATTTGGGGGGCCGGATCCGGCATCACTGAGCCCAGAGCAATTGGAGCAGTTGCGAGATTTCAAG ATCCAGACTCGCATCGCAAATGAAAAGTACTTGAGGACTCACAAAGAGGTGTCACTGCTCATTAGCGGCTTCTTCAG agaaaTGTTTCTGAAAAGACCAGACAACATCCTTGAATTTGCTGCGC ACTATTTCACAGATCCAAGACTTCCCCACAAGATTCACATGCAGCTAATTAAAGACAAGAAAGGAGTCTAA